The DNA segment TGTACCCAGTCAAATGCTGAAATGAACTCTGGGTTAACAGCAGGGTTAAATATTACCTATACTTTGGGTTATTTCCCAAAGTTGCATCCTGTATTTCACTGAATAGTCTTTAGTTTTGAGTGGGAAAATGTTTCCTTGTCTCGTCTGAAaccttatttgcatgtttatgagTTTCTGGAGGATTTGTACAGTATTAAACTGAATTGTACTAAAACAGTATAATGCAAGTTATGGAAACATACTATGAATACATCAATATTTAGGATATCAATAGAGGTCATATCAGTAGTGTTTTACAAAGTAGATCAAGCTGCAGTCGTATCTTCCGGATTTGTTTTTGATACTTTGATCGAGGCCTGGTTCTGTCTGTTAGTTGCAGTTCAGGGGTAGTTCACAAAACTACATTGTTTGCTTGTTGGGTGTATTTTGgataatttgttaaatataacaaataattgcATGTCTGATCTGTCTGAGACACTACACTCTCCAGGAGTGTACTGCTCTTGATCTGCCCAAgccaaaaggaaaaaataaaacacctccatttcatacatttttatgaattcatcAAAAATTGTTTCGGTATTCCAGgttaaaaacagaaagaaattaaGACAGCCAGAAAAGATGTGTCGTTTTCCTATTCTGTCAGGGCGCAGTAGAGATGGCGCTGTGGAAAGAACAAGAtctgggtccaagtgcagggaaGAGACACTTTATTTTAACAAGAACAAACGGAACTaaaaggccaacacggcaaaaacaaaacaaatcacagtACAAGCAGGAAAACGAGCACAAGAAACACAGGTACATAGACATTACAATATAGCCAGGCAGAGTGGTGGGTGAGACGAAACTATATACTCGTGAACAAATAGGGAACAGCTGTGTGAGTGATTATGTGCACAGGTGTACAGAGTGAGTGGATGCAACAGGTGTACAGAGTGAATAAGGTaataggcttgttcgacttcatgcagttttgcgcaaaccgatcgtcggctgacttgaagcagtgcatgccggttagaaattttgtccgacttgatacagcgctgacgccacgtgactgtgacgtgtgccgtcaaagtaccacgagagcgattcgagagtagccggagaactcagccagcgcagcttctgaagagcggctgcacaggttctgatgacgacacaactgatccacgattggctggattcactgatgacaccgatgacgtgcgtttcaagtttattgcgagtaggcttcagtttcagaaattctcatatggactttaaaaacagttcaatacgtttttatgtcgtcttcatcttataaatcatatttattaaatattgttttactgtatttactttattgttaatataaagtttgtgtatgtttattttgcatgactttcttttttatacagaccttttacagtattcagcagcatacCCAGTAAACAATTACCGtctttcaacgttgaaatatggttgtaAATAAGTCGGTCCGCCTGGGACTGGTTTACAACGTGATTTCAACTAAGGAGTGGCTGGACTGTTTGACTACGTGTTTTCAACTGATCGCGTTTTCAACTAGATAATCTGTTATACATGCTAAAACAACAGAGAAAGCAAATTACCAAACCATGTTCATTATTatcttaaataaatgtaaagagttttACATACTCCGTAAAAGTTAAACAACTGCGATTGAGGTGCAATGAGGATTCATCCATTGCTATAATTAACCCACCCCACGAGGTGGCGGTAATGCGCCATTAAAGATAGTTGCCAACCACCATTAAAacgaaagaagaagaagcagcgCGTGAATGTGGCGCGAAAAAAGCCCAGCGCCAACCGCCAGATTCCAGAAAGCTCTTCACGACTCAGAAAGCAGCTGTGTAAAGTAAGTAGCTATGACAAAATAATTAGATATGATAGCAAAATAAGTGTAACGTTGAAAACGTTTAGCTTATTTCAACCaaacctgactttttttttttattgtgaacgTAATTACAGTAGTTAGCTAGACATTCGGCTACCCTGAGTGTCCATAGCCACACCACACGGATCGACAGTTAGCTAATAAATTACCCAAATGCGGATATTAATGAGCCATTAAAGTTTAACTGTTGgtgattattttgtaatttagttaTGTTATATCGAGGTAGATATCCAGATTAATTAATTTTAGCTTTGTTTATGCTATTTATAATCTTCCTTTAAAACATTACCTCAGCTAGGTTGCCCAACTTAACTGATAGAATTTAGCTGTACGGCTAAgtgtttagttttgtgtttttcttcaaGCTAGCAAGCACAAAACCTCATTGTTAACTAGATGGTGAAGTTCAAGATTGAGAATGAGACGTCACGCGTTTCACTCCGCGAAGGCGCCGCCATTTTAGAGTCCTGCAACGGGTCGGGTAACGGCACGTTACCCTTATAAAAGTGGATAAAACGGGTGGTGACATTCCTAAAATTCACGGGCGATGATGCGGGCGGATAATGAACTCCTTGCAGACGGGTAACCTTAGTAGCAGATGAAAAATATGTGCTTGAAGAGCTCTTTTCCAAAACGCCATTGTCATATCATTTTTGCTCCATCAACGTGTCATGCCAAATCCTGCGCTGTGTCTGAAAtcgttcactcattcactaatccctatatagtgtatggcagttgagttcactatacctatcaggaaggagtgaacaaattaataagtgaacggattcggacagtgatgtaacgtatagcctacactgcgcgtgagacttggagctgttgcttATATTACATGTAACCttacctaattaaaaaaaataatactaatagcaataatactcaattactttatattgcagttatacatacctccgcgtcagctttgtggtttcatcgatggtatataatatatatatattttttttgtaatgctttcataatcattaaatgcgTACTGATCAATAAATAacgtactgagaacaaaaataaacacgttcataattatgtatttattatttttagtatcttgacactCTTTCAAGCagcgttttgagctcagataagatggttgagcgtcctcaggcgaccgttaattttacatcagaatacaCTTGGTGCTGAACTTTGTGGGGGCGGGTCTCCAAAAATTGACCTGTGCAGGACTTTGGTTGCCATGGTTGTGACAGAGCAGCTTGATATGCCTTTGCATTTTCTCTACAGTACacactctaaaaaaaatattcagtggcTTAGAAAATATCTCAGTAATAATTAActttataaaattaagaaaatctcTGAATATAATTTACTTGATTGTTTgagttgaaaatataattttttctaaaaataagttgtacaaaaaaaaatcactaaaataattttgtatatttgactaaccaattatttatataatttatatatttgtgaaatttctatcaaaATATTTGAGAATGGAGAATTAAACTGATCTCAAGAACCAcaaatattacttaatattattaCAAGAAAGATATCCTTCCAAAACGTTGGCAGTCCTTGAGAGAATCCAGGATTACATTTAAATTGAAGCAAGCATCATGATGTCTGCACATAAATGTACCTCCTATAATTAGCAAACACTATAAAACttgcttaataatgttttaaaaatcaaatcaatttaaaaaatgtacaatgtcAACATACACTTATATTACTATTGCAGATATGACATACTTAAGAAGttggagaaaaagaaaagcagaagTTAATGCCATTGCTCAGTTGGATAGTGATAACAACCTTGAAATTAATTCGCTACCAAGTGATAGAAGTGATGGTGATGGACTTCAGAAGTTGTACAAGATAATGAATCCGATTATGGATACACAGAGCATGTAGAATCCTCTGACTCTGAGCCTGAAATCCTGAGTTTACACCCTGACAGTGATACACCAGATATTGGCTGTGATTTAAGGACTTGGTCAACAAGTAATTCAGTCACTCAAACGTCATTGAATGAGCTACTAGGCATCCTACGTAGACATGGGCACCAGCTGCCAAAGGATGCACGCACCCTCATTTCAACCCCCAAAACCGTTGAATGTCTTTCTAGATGTAATGGGCAGTACATTTATTATGGTTTAGAACAAGGCATTAAACTAAAGATTGCACAGTGCCAATCCTTTTCACAAAACCTTGTTGAGTTGTGTGTGAACATTGATGGCGTACCACTTTTTAAATCAAACAGTGTTCAATTTTGGCCCATATTGGCACAGTTTCACACTTTTGATCCTTTCATTGTTGCACTTTTCTGTGGAACAGCAAAGCCAAGTCCTTTGGATGATTTTGTCAAAGACCTTTTGGAAGAGTTTCAGCATCTCAAAGCTGTTGGGATGGAGTATGAAGGTCAACTTTATGCTATCAGCCTTAAGGCCTTTATATGTGATGCACCAGCAAGATCATTTTTAAAGTGCGTAAAAAACCACAATGGGTACTCCAGCTGTGAAAGATGTTTGGCCAAAGGATCGTGGGAAGGTAGAGTAGTTTTTAACAGTCATGAGAGCTTTAGAGCAAGAACAGACGAGGAGTTCAGTCAAGTACTGTATGAAGATCACCAGACTATAAAAAGCCCACTTATTGATGCAGGCATACCTTGCGTGAGCTCTTTTGTGTTAGACTATATGCATTTGATTTGTTTAGGAGTAGTAAAACGTGTTCTAGTCTTTTTGTCTCGGGGTCCAAAAGTGTGCCGGCTATCTGCAAGACAAAAAGATGAGATCTCAGAAAAACTAAACAAGCTGAATGGATCCATGCCAAGTGAGTTTGCAAGGCAGCCCAGGGGTTTGAGGGAACTGGATAGATGGAAAGCAACTGAATTTCGACAGTTTGTTTTATATACTGGACCAAATGTTCTTCGAAATGTAGTTTCACATGAAGTGTATACTCACTTTTTGACATTGACAGTGGCTCTGTCAATCCTGCTGAGCTCTGATGAGAACACAAGACGTTCATATATTGCATATGCTGAGGAGCTTCTAAAATACTTTGTTGAAAGGTGTGATGACCTTTATGGAAAAACATTTGCAGTCTACAATGTGCACTGCCTGTTGCATCTGCATGAAGATGCTTCTCGCTTCAACTGTTCACTAAATGACATCTCATGTTTCCCATTCGAAAATCATCTGCAAGCAATAAAAAAATTGGTCAAAAATAGCCACAATCCAATTGCTCAAGTAACAAAGCGGATAAGTGAGATCGAAAATGCAAAGAAAGGCATCAACAAGCCTCAAGAGACAAGGTCATGTTTTTATATATCAACCAAAGATAAAGACCACTGCTTTATGCTTCACAATGAAAATTTTGCATTTGTGAAGGAAAAAAGGCAAGATGGAACTTTGGTATGTGATGTGCTGAGCCAAAAGGACACAAGAGACTTTTTTAAGAAGCCATGTGAGTCAAGGCTATTGAATATAGTCTATGTTCAAAGAAAACGGACAAAGACAAAGTTATTGCAAACCAAAGACCTTTACCGGAAAGTTGTTTGTCTCCCTTGTGAACAAGGGCATGTCCTTTTTCCTCTCCTCCATGGAATGGAGCACAGGAAATGAACATAAATAACGTATgtaatatttactattattaaaaatagtagtGAACTGTGTAGTTCTAAATTAAATTATCTAATTGTGTTTCAGGCAATGGTATACGCACGGGCTGTTTGGGTGGAGAATGGGAAGCAGATGGAAGGAGTTTTGCCATTGAACTGGATTGACACAGAGACCAAAGTGGTGCGATGGCCTCTAAAAAACGTGTCTGTGGCACATAAGCACCTTTTACAACCAGAAGAGGACTGGTTAAGCTTTGAATTTGTAAAAGTCAAAGTGACATCAggtgaaaaaaacaaatattttgaatgttatttctggctttttttttttattttaatttaataatttgttacaaTCCTATAATACTCGAATACGTATTACTATTgttagtagtgtttttttttattcttgatttttagTAAGCCGACAGGAGTGTGAAAAATATAATTACACCTCAGCTCAAACCGAAGAGGAGGACACAGTCAGTCAAAAGAGAATGAAGAAAAGAAGGAAATTTGAAGATTATGTTCAAGGTAATTTATTTGGTCCTATTTAAGGACATGCATTAAACAATGAGCATATAATGTAAACAATCACATATCATAAGTGACAAATATAATATTGGCAGGGTCAGATTTGTCTCCTGAGGAGGATGAGTCATTGCCAGACAAGAAAAAGGGTGAGTACAGTTTAAGTTGTTTGTGTAAACTGTATTAGTATTCATCATTATCTGACCATGATTAATTTCATTGTGCATGTTCTTGTCTAGAGGATACAGTGTTGCTTCCGGTTCCTCCGCCAAAAATTAAGGGTGAGTAAAATAGCTGGGCTGGTCCAGTGGTATAATTCAGTAATCAAACTTCAGGAAATGGATGGCAATATGAGTTTTCTGTCATTTTAAGTTGCTGTACTGCTTCTGGTTTTGGAATTCCTTTTAACCACAGGACAAAATGCAATGCTGCTCGAGTTACCTGCACCCCCAGAACTGGCTAACACCACCATTAGACAACCAGAGAGTCCTGCATCTTCAGACagtaatttcctttttttaatttttttattctacttGTTCACAATGCTGATggaatataaagtatttttaagcCTGGGTTCAAAACAAAGTGTTTCAACCATTTCTGTTCCTTTTTCAGTTTCTGGATGTTCTTGTCCAACGCATCACCGTTCGCCCACAAGGTCTGAATCATTAGAAGCATTTAGTCCAGAGTCAGACAGTAAGTcagtaaaacaaattttttttaattggctagtacattttttttttattgcattcttCATAGTTGTCATTTCTCCTACCTCACTCATTGACATTATTgcaggagcaaaaaaaaaaaaaaacacacatttcattGAGCTTTaacgcaggttttttttttttttgttgttaaggGTCTAGGCGTTCTCGCACACCTCAGCGTGGAGTTCAAAAGCAATCACAGTTCGGGAGCAGAAAAGGTCGGGCATCCTCATCCAGTGAGTCCTTAATCATTTGCATTCTTCATAGTTGTCAATTCTCCTACCTCACTTATTGACATTATTGTAGGAGCAGGTGTCTTTTAAAAACGATTTCAATGAGCttcaa comes from the Carassius auratus strain Wakin chromosome 4, ASM336829v1, whole genome shotgun sequence genome and includes:
- the LOC113066311 gene encoding protein SON-like isoform X5 translates to MNINNAMVYARAVWVENGKQMEGVLPLNWIDTETKVVRWPLKNVSVAHKHLLQPEEDWLSFEFVKVKVTSVSRQECEKYNYTSAQTEEEDTVSQKRMKKRRKFEDYVQGSDLSPEEDESLPDKKKEDTVLLPVPPPKIKGQNAMLLELPAPPELANTTIRQPESPASSDISGCSCPTHHRSPTRSESLEAFSPESDRSRRSRTPQRGVQKQSQFGSRKGRASSSRSIGSRTPQRGVRKQSQSGSRKSRESSSRSRRSRTPQRGVREQSQSGSRKGRASSSRSRRSRTPQHGVQMPSESERGLFPMSQAKYQKLETFEDFAEEEARLKERNLWEQRVSQLSKVGGRNNKDCVHKVMDRLFTNSLMAAFNMKGRGRSEKKAFQDTVHYSVVKAAVMKWSKTATEVEIRAAMAETLKHAPGRAGGGGRKV
- the LOC113066311 gene encoding serine/threonine-protein kinase PRP4 homolog isoform X4 gives rise to the protein MNINNAMVYARAVWVENGKQMEGVLPLNWIDTETKVVRWPLKNVSVAHKHLLQPEEDWLSFEFVKVKVTSVSRQECEKYNYTSAQTEEEDTVSQKRMKKRRKFEDYVQGSDLSPEEDESLPDKKKEDTVLLPVPPPKIKGQNAMLLELPAPPELANTTIRQPESPASSDISGCSCPTHHRSPTRSESLEAFSPESDRSRRSRTPQRGVQKQSQFGSRKGRASSSRSRRSRTPQRGVREQSQSGSRKGRASSSRSRRSRTPQHGVQMPSESERGLFPMSQAKYQKSVLGKLVEILDEIKRVGRHYEPLNSAVHVARLETFEDFAEEEARLKERNLWEQRVSQLSKVGGRNNKDCVHKVMDRLFTNSLMAAFNMKGRGRSEKKAFQDTVHYSVVKAAVMKWSKTATEVEIRAAMAETLKHAPGRAGGGGRKV
- the LOC113066311 gene encoding protein SON-like isoform X6, which gives rise to MNINNAMVYARAVWVENGKQMEGVLPLNWIDTETKVVRWPLKNVSVAHKHLLQPEEDWLSFEFVKVKVTSVSRQECEKYNYTSAQTEEEDTVSQKRMKKRRKFEDYVQGSDLSPEEDESLPDKKKEDTVLLPVPPPKIKGQNAMLLELPAPPELANTTIRQPESPASSDISGCSCPTHHRSPTRSESLEAFSPESDRSRRSRTPQRGVQKQSQFGSRKGRASSSRSIGSRTPQRGVRKQSQSGSRKSRESSSRSRRSRTPQRGVREQSQSGSRKGRASSSRSRRSRTPQHGVQMPSESERGLFPMSQAKYQKSVLGKLVEILDEIKRVGRHYEPLNSAVHVARLETFEDFAEEEARLKERNLWEQRAFHQQPNGCFQHEGAGSQ